A window of Eubacteriaceae bacterium ES3 contains these coding sequences:
- a CDS encoding DUF362 domain-containing protein, producing MSKPKVAIAKVEQPEGNASFMGGKFVRIEEDVKKIKAAVAQAVELSIGSLDTIIKEGQTVLIKPNLAFQAPAESHAVVDPRTIEAVVSYVKENSKAAKVLVGDNPSLGMHVGRAKPAFKESKMEEAAYLGGADEVVYFDEHDVVPVDIEGAKLFKHATVFKPFMDADVVINLPKMKVHLAGTVTLGLKNWNGIIPNCHPNDQQQGAHRIDLGQKMADLYRIRKADLTIVDSVIGMEGQGPHAGTPIEMNLIVAGTDTVAVDSVACSIMGFEPMEIPAVRCAGTEGQGELDLDKIEVVGNSIESVMKHFKRPGGDPIGMYAGLTCVMQQTCPGCFVNVRGALDSFAISGIDMKTFLDKNGEIVVIAGGVPDLDPSICQDKHIFICGDCWELFPSADKVREGAAMAKSVTYYPGCAPVYIFAQLNGDLQKLAASK from the coding sequence ATGAGTAAACCAAAAGTTGCGATTGCAAAAGTGGAACAGCCGGAAGGCAATGCCTCATTTATGGGAGGAAAGTTTGTTCGTATTGAAGAAGATGTAAAGAAAATCAAAGCTGCTGTTGCTCAAGCCGTCGAATTATCCATTGGCTCTCTCGACACAATTATTAAAGAAGGTCAGACGGTTCTTATTAAACCTAATCTTGCTTTTCAAGCCCCTGCAGAAAGCCATGCAGTAGTAGATCCAAGAACCATTGAAGCTGTTGTTTCTTATGTCAAAGAAAATTCTAAAGCAGCAAAAGTATTAGTCGGTGATAACCCTTCCCTTGGAATGCATGTTGGGCGTGCAAAACCTGCTTTTAAAGAATCAAAAATGGAAGAAGCTGCTTATCTTGGCGGTGCTGATGAAGTAGTATACTTCGACGAACATGATGTTGTTCCTGTAGATATTGAAGGTGCGAAGCTCTTTAAACACGCAACTGTTTTTAAACCATTTATGGATGCAGATGTTGTTATTAACCTTCCAAAAATGAAAGTGCATTTAGCCGGTACGGTTACATTAGGACTTAAAAACTGGAATGGTATTATTCCTAACTGTCATCCTAATGATCAACAACAGGGAGCTCATCGAATCGATCTTGGACAAAAAATGGCTGACCTTTACCGCATTCGAAAAGCGGACTTAACCATAGTAGATTCCGTAATCGGTATGGAAGGTCAGGGACCTCATGCGGGAACTCCAATCGAAATGAACTTGATTGTTGCCGGAACTGACACCGTTGCTGTCGACTCGGTTGCTTGTTCAATTATGGGCTTTGAACCTATGGAAATACCAGCTGTGCGCTGTGCCGGAACTGAAGGTCAGGGCGAACTTGATCTGGATAAAATTGAAGTAGTTGGTAATTCTATTGAATCTGTTATGAAACATTTCAAACGACCAGGTGGTGATCCGATTGGAATGTACGCCGGGTTAACCTGTGTGATGCAACAGACTTGTCCAGGTTGTTTTGTCAATGTCCGTGGAGCCTTGGATTCGTTCGCTATCAGCGGAATCGATATGAAAACATTCCTTGATAAGAATGGTGAAATCGTTGTTATCGCTGGCGGTGTGCCTGATTTAGATCCTTCTATCTGTCAGGATAAACATATTTTTATTTGTGGCGACTGCTGGGAACTTTTCCCGTCAGCAGATAAGGTGCGTGAAGGCGCTGCCATGGCAAAATCAGTAACATATTATCCAGGTTGTGCGCCAGTTTATATCTTTGCTCAGCTTAATGGGGATCTTCAAAAACTGGCTGCCAGTAAATAA